The following are encoded in a window of Streptomyces sp. 11x1 genomic DNA:
- the xseA gene encoding exodeoxyribonuclease VII large subunit, with protein sequence MALNTSAESPLPVGEVSRLIGGWIDRLGAVWVEGQITQLSRRPGAGVVFLTLRDPSHDISVGVTCYRQVFDAVADVVSEGARVVVLAKPEWYAPRGQLSLRATEIKPVGVGELLARLEQLKKSLAGEGLFAPERKKPLPFLPQLIGLVCGRASAAERDVLENARHRWPAVRFEVRNVPVQGVHAVPQVVQAVKELDAMEGVDVIVVARGGGSVEDLLPFSDEQLVRAVAACRTPVVSAIGHEPDTPLLDYVADLRASTPTDAAKKVVPDVGEEYERVRWLRDRARRCVQASVEREERGLAHALARPSMEDPHRMIDERADHVASLLDRGRRCLGHHLDRASSELTHTHARVVALSPAATLRRGYAVLQKADGHVVRAPGEVGPEEPLRARVAEGEFAVRVDGAGAVQETGTVGGDA encoded by the coding sequence ATGGCTCTGAACACGTCCGCCGAATCCCCCCTCCCCGTCGGCGAGGTCTCCCGCCTCATCGGCGGCTGGATCGATCGGCTCGGCGCGGTGTGGGTGGAGGGGCAGATCACCCAGTTGTCGCGGCGCCCGGGCGCGGGCGTCGTGTTCCTCACGCTGCGGGACCCGTCGCACGACATCTCCGTGGGCGTCACCTGCTACCGCCAGGTGTTCGACGCGGTGGCCGACGTCGTGAGCGAGGGCGCCCGGGTCGTCGTCCTGGCGAAGCCGGAGTGGTACGCGCCGCGTGGGCAGCTGTCGTTGCGGGCCACCGAGATAAAGCCGGTCGGGGTCGGTGAACTGCTCGCCCGGCTGGAACAGTTGAAGAAGTCGCTGGCCGGCGAAGGGCTCTTCGCGCCCGAGCGGAAGAAACCGCTGCCCTTCCTGCCGCAGCTCATCGGCCTCGTGTGCGGCCGCGCCTCGGCCGCCGAGCGGGACGTGCTGGAGAACGCCCGGCACCGCTGGCCGGCCGTCCGCTTCGAGGTGCGCAATGTCCCCGTGCAGGGCGTGCACGCGGTGCCGCAGGTCGTGCAGGCGGTGAAGGAGCTGGACGCGATGGAGGGCGTGGACGTCATCGTGGTGGCGCGCGGCGGCGGCAGCGTGGAGGACCTGCTGCCCTTCTCCGACGAGCAGCTCGTACGGGCGGTCGCGGCCTGTCGTACGCCGGTGGTGTCGGCGATCGGGCACGAGCCGGACACCCCGTTGCTGGACTACGTGGCGGACCTGCGCGCGTCCACGCCCACCGACGCGGCCAAGAAGGTCGTACCGGACGTGGGCGAGGAGTACGAGCGGGTGCGGTGGCTGCGGGACCGGGCGCGGAGGTGCGTGCAGGCGAGCGTGGAACGGGAGGAGCGGGGGCTGGCCCACGCGCTGGCGCGTCCCTCGATGGAGGACCCGCACCGCATGATCGACGAACGCGCCGACCACGTGGCGTCGTTGCTCGACCGGGGGCGCCGCTGCCTCGGGCACCATCTGGACCGCGCCTCCTCGGAGTTGACGCACACGCACGCGCGCGTGGTGGCCCTCTCCCCCGCGGCGACGCTCCGGCGGGGATACGCGGTGCTGCAGAAGGCGGACGGGCATGTGGTCCGCGCCCCCGGCGAGGTGG